In the Podospora bellae-mahoneyi strain CBS 112042 chromosome 4, whole genome shotgun sequence genome, one interval contains:
- a CDS encoding hypothetical protein (EggNog:ENOG503NXJR; COG:S) — MEPAHHQHQQSDDPSARKSASVTPQTLTSTQLHALLDILTHHETYAEVESFKHPATISGYGYPFAQRTKNDSTSAPTYATDSSSPLLAGVLRTIVLSFPGIRDLPPEFWHQKFQGILEKLAEANLSDSYDKGSLGARKTLATAASSIHEVVSRGIIGGLEQGEKRNLKGNYDRSQAEDLERAWEDAVHELLYGNLIDELFRCAAEQKSLEEHSSGVQAAVDYIIIHLATLLHHVFVLTPEGPYMLKLMENVHKLLPYSMVKQTLRIGNAATMIHGMMRLLLAKVGVGALSNWVGLTQDADDGMNLLQKIISMVLSWDNTESRKTIDKIEKTRGQLASSKCQLDAIKVHVGKPREEHEEARNHSIRTPETMVVTILRRSNPSLLKNLTEEQHAQYLEYFSTLLMIRDREEIPNVLCRQQPDLLTKAVKDLVAAFEPFIRVLHEHVDLREHVAAVEGFIGDFINIGKAKPKDGNGFLGSWTSGSPKNDAEARTPSVEDYVILLRRNRQLLYNFLHQVASQCPYLTNDFRVWCSSTIKVFQQHQRPPSEHEKSTKSPDSSKSKKHPGGAGAVSSNLQLLFSSLPSSTRERILPSINAHASYLSSLEDLSRKRMQTILDNLPPDNPPSSPRPASSLSNSGWSTPLSWGWSGGGGDSRKPSPPPTTTTTTTTTTTTTTTTTNTMPLKQSYAGPGMFLSRWQQLLDDTVIGPATLDGKLRSGRDVKGRLAMGKTGVMKEGGLDPAKLVRMAEEEAPRAPDVKVVIEALGGEFKELVGDILKEDGRFAVGVDRVVERGDCGRARHRDRVEV, encoded by the exons ATGGAGCCggcccatcaccaacaccagcaatCTGACGACCCAAGTGCACGGAAGTCGGCCTCTGTAACCCCCCAAACTTTGACCTCGACCCAGCTGCACGCGCTCTTGGACATCCTCACCCATCACGAGACATATGCAGAGGTCGAAAGCTTCAAGCACCCTGCCACCATTTCAGGGTATGGATATCCCTTTGCCCAACGCACTAAGAATGACAGCACTAGCGCACCGACATATGCCACCGACTCGTCATCACCTTTACTAGCCGGAGTACTCCGGACCATCGTTTTGTCATTTCCGGGAATTCGGGATCTGCCACCAGAGTTTTGGCACCAAAAGTTTCAAGGCATCTTGGAAAAGCTTGCAGAGGCGAATCTTTCCGACAGCTACGACAAGGGGTCGCTGGGTGCTAGGAAGACTTTGGCCACTGCTGCGTCGTCGATTCACGAAGTGGTTTCCCGGGGGATAATCGGAGGTCTTGAAcaaggagagaagagaaatCTCAAGGGCAATTATGACCGATCACAAGCGGAGGATCTTGAGCGGGCATGGGAGGATGCTGTGCATGAGTTGCTGTATGGGAATCTGATTGATGAACTGTTCCGCTGCGCTGCTGAGCAGAAGAGTCTGGAGGAACACTCGTCTGGTGTTCAAGCTGCAGTGGACTACATCATTATCCA TCTGGCAACACTGCTACATCATGTCTTCGTCCTGACCCCTGAGGGACCATATATGCTCAAACTCATGGAAAATGTGCATAAGTTGCTACCTTATTCCATGGTTAAGCAGACTCTGCGCATAGGAAATGCCGCCACCATGATTCACGGCATGATGCGACTTTTGCTGGCCAAAGTGGGCGTCGGTGCACTTTCCAACTGGGTTGGACTCACCCAAGATGCGGATGATGGCATGAATCTGTTACAAAA GATTATCTCGATGGTTCTCTCTTGGGATAACACCGAGTCAAGAAAAACCATTGACAAGATTGAAAAGACCAGAGGTCAACTTGCCTCGTCCAAGTGCCAACTTGATGCGATCAAAGTTCATGTTGGCAAACCAAGGGAGGAGCATGAGGAGGCCCGCAATCACAGCATACGCACCCCAGAAACAATGGTGGTGACTATTCTAAGGAGGTCCAATCCCAGTTTGCTGAAGAACCTCACAGAAGAACAACACGCCCAGTATCTTGAATACTTCTCGACGTTGCTCATGATCAGAGACCGCGAGGAAATTCCAAACGTACTCTGCCGTCAGCAACCAGATCTTTTGACCAAAGCAGTCAAGGATCTTGTGGCTGCGTTTGAGCCGTTTATTCGCGTCCTGCATGAACATGTTGATCTGCGGGAGCATGTAGCGGCTGTTGAGGGATTCATTGGCGATTTTATCAACATCGGCAAGGCGAAACCAAAGGACGGGAACGGGTTCCTCGGCAGCTGGACCAGTGGTTCCCCCAAAAACGATGCTGAGGCCCGGACGCCGTCAGTGGAGGATTATGTCATTCTTCTACGAAGAAACAGGCAGTTGTTGTACAATTTCCTGCATCAAGTGGCCAGCCAGTGCCCCTATCTCACCAACGACTTTCGAGTATGGTGTAGCAGCACTATCAAAGTGTTTCAGCAGCACCAGCGACCGCCATCAGAACATGAGAAATCAACAAAGTCACCAGACTCGTCAAAATCAAAGAAACATCCTGGAGGTGCAGGCGCAGTGAGTAGTaacctccagctcctctttAGCTCCCTGCCTTCTTCGACAAGAGAACGCATCCTTCCCAGCATCAACGCACATGCGTCATATCTCTCTTCTTTGGAGGATCTTTCGAGAAAACGGATGCAGACAATCCTGGATAATTTACCACCGGACAacccaccttcttctccgcgACCGGCTTCTTCCTTGAGCAACAGTGGGTGGTCAACGCCGCTGTCTTGGGGATGGtcaggcggcggtggtgattcCCGGAAACCAAGCCCGCcacccacaacaacaacaacaacaacaacaacaacaacaacaacaacaacaacaac gaacACAATGCCGTTGAAACAGTCTTATGCCGGACCGGGGATGTTTCTCTCGAGATGGCAGCAATTGTTAGATGATACGGTTATTGGACCCGCGACGTTGGATGGGAAgttgaggagtgggagggatGTCAAAGGGCGGTTGGCGATGGGGAAAACAGGGGTGATGAAAGAGGGAGGGCTGGATCCAGCGAagttggtgaggatggcggaggaggaggcgccgaGGGCTCCGGATGTCAAGGTGGTGATTGAGGCTTTAGGTGGGGAGTTTAAAGAGTTGGTGGGGGATATTttgaaggaggatgggaggttTGCAGTTGGGGTTGATAGGGTTGTGGAGAGAGGTGATTGTGGGAGGGCGAGGCATAGGGATAGAGTAGAGGTTTAG